The genomic stretch TAGCAGTAGGTGTTTAGGCAGGCCACAGTGCATGCCAGTTAGCACATACTGTCCTGGGTTGGTCGTGCTCTCCCGGACGAGGAAATCTCCATCTCGGACCAGGAGTTTCTCTGCATCTCGTCGGCTCATGCGGCTGTGGTACCAGGTCTCCCTGCGAAGCTGCTCCTCATTTGGGGCCACAGGGGCTCGGCGGCGTGGAGGGCTGGGCCACTGGTCTTCCAGGACTTGCACACCTCCACCTCCAGCCTGAGCCCTGCAACCTCCAGCTGCAGCTCCGCTACTGGCCTCGTGGAGCTTCAAGGCATCCTCAAAGGGCCCTGTTGGGGACCATGAAGCAGTCCGTGAGTAAAAAATGGTGAAATCTAAAGCACTCATGTAGGGCTCATAGAGCATCAAACAGTAAAGGTTAGTAATCATTACATGGGGAACAATGAGCTTTATAAAAAGTCTTATCATATCCACATAATCAGTAAGTTAAATTACAATGCAAAGGAGCATCCCTGACCCTATAGATTCCCATATCTGCTGAAATTAATGTCTGAAGTTGGGTAAGGACCCTTCTCTGCCCACAGAAAGTGATAATAGAGTGAAACAAACTCACATGTAGCAGCAAATGAATGCTTTTTCTGTATAAAGTTGGGCCTTAGATGTTTTTCCTGTCTTGTTCCTTTGGTATaaaattaacacacacaggCTAACTGATCAGATAACTATAAGCAAGCTGTATGCTGTTATCAGATGTCATGTTGCATACTTTCTAGGTATTGAAGGTCAGATATTCAAACAAAGAAGTTCTTGCTGAAGTTCTTCAATCATTGGACCTTAAAGACACCTCTATTTCACCAATTAAAAATGAGAGCACTACagtatttttcaaataaaaaacacaagttcATCTCCACATCATCCATGATCAGAATACATCATGCCGAATCTAAGGACTTACTCATGTCAAAGAGGTCCTTCTTGGGACTGTCGGGTGCCCTGGACCCTCTGTGTCCATCAGGCCCCTGTGCCAGTGAATCCAGGTTTTCCAAACTTTGGGTGTTGACATACTGATGCTCCTCATAGTCTCTTGGTGGCTGGCCATCAGCACACAGGTAACCATCTGATGTCAGACCTGAAAAAGACAGGTGCTCTAAAAATGCTACTGAATTCTAGCTGCTCGTGTAGGTGTGCAGTCACGTATGTGTATATCTTTGtgatacattttttatgtgCCTTATTATATGGCCCCCTCTAGTGGTAGAAAACCCAATTGGCAGCATTGAGTTTTGTCAGCTACAGTGCTACAGCATACAACTACAGTATGTATACAAATTATTTCCACAAATAAGTTTCAATAATCAAGCCAGTTTCAGTATAAACTAAACCAGAGGTGTATGGTAAATGTCATAATTAAAATCCAAACAATCTTTTCAcaatataaatatcaaatataaaatgttaactGCTGGCGTTTATTGGATATTTTTCCAAATGGAAACAATCTTTTTGACCCAGTTAAGTCTAATCCTTAACCATTATAtcatgtgttattttcattaactTATTATTGGGCTGTTTTAACAATTATTTCTGCATTTAGTTTTAAGTACTGCACTAACCTGTATGGTTGCAACGATTTATATGATTGTAACAATTGAGCTAAAAGGGTTGTAGATAACCTTGTACACAATGAAACTTCTACAGTACAGtaatctacagtatattctaACTTCACTCAACTTTTTCAATTGCAAATCCAATGTTTAATATCAACAGTAAAGAGTCATACAGATAACTTCTGCAACAAAACGTACCAAACTTTCATGGTTTTGAATAACTTAATTGGTTGtgttaatgtcagaaaataatggaTTACTTCAGAATTGAAGGCCATTATGGAAATCTGTGGAAACAAATAGGCTGCGAATGCAATCCAGAAAACTATGAGGACAACCTAAGCTTCCCTCCTATCGAAACTGACAGACAATGTGAACCACGAGTCATGGAAGGTCATCCCGATTAAAGATCCAAAGAACCTTGATGCTATCAGGACGATCCTGAGAAGTGTCCAAACACTGAGCTTCTGTCTGTGCTAGAATGTAAGTAACAACTCTCATCCAGGCCACAAAGCGCACTGTTGACTGAACTTGTACCACAATAAGTCAGAAAAATCTCGAACAttttgagaaagagagagagtgacacaCCTACACATCTTTAAAATCCATTCAAAAGCCTTCAGTTTATTCtcttttaaatgataaaatttcATATCAACTGTTGCGAGAAATCTTCTCTTTTATAAACTGGTGTAAAAGAttacaagtttattttttttctagatgTTATACCTAAGTGCTGCCACATGGTGTCTCACCTGAGttgctgtttgtctctgtgtcccAGTGAAGTTCATAGCAGAGCTGACCAGGAGGGTAAGATGTTTGCTCCCTTCTAACCAGTGAGCCcatctgcaaacacacatacacactagaAGAACACAGGCTAAATACATTTGTATCTCTACCTGAATGAACAACTCCCTGATCTCTTGCCCCCACATAATGTAGTTTTGAGGCACTCTATTTGAAACATTAGCTACAGCATGTCACCATATTTTGAACAAGCTGCAGAGAGAGCGGTGATTTCTCTCACGCAATAGGTAACAAAAGAGCCGAGACTCTTTATGTAATCATATTTGTCTTTGGCAATTATGGTGCAGGCAAATCAGGGGGACAGTTATGGAGTATGTTTTCATGCCCCTACAGTTTAATTCTATGTAAACAATACTGGGAAGGAGCAGCAAAACATATCAGTCACCAGTTTATGAGGGAGATACGCCTGTGTCTGAGTCACACATCACTTGATAATGACCAGATGTAGCCTTAACTGTGTCTGTAATAAAGTTAGAAGGTGAAGTTGGGGGTTAAACATTGCAAATGATTTGTGCATACATATTAGTGGAGGAAATACTAAGTCTAAGAGGAAAAAATTGCATAGCTAAAGCTTCCGTACCAGAATCCAGTGACTCTGTAGATACAATTTTAACTTCATGTTGTTTCTAAAATCATTCCTGGAGATTCACCTGCGCTGCTGTCTTGCTCTGCGGCTGAGTGTGGATGTGACCAAGGAGGGCTCCACTGGGCCTTAGCCGCGAGTCCACCACTCCCCCAACAGGAGGCTCCTTCCCTGGGATGCTGTTGTAGTAATCGTGCTCAGAGAAGTCCTCATCCTCCCCCCACATGGGCTCCTCTGTCCTGACAGACCTTAAGAAGTTCACACAACCAGAATGTTAAGATCTAAGGGGGAAAGTAAAAAGACACTACTTCTATAATCTAAACGacaattatgtttatatttataattattatttatatgtgatattaatagtaataataatgataggaCAAGGAGATCTAGGTTCTCAAATGGATTATGTCCGATCAGATGACATCTCCACATCCGAAAGTGATCTATATAAATATGCTGGAGATTTATATAGATCACCAGAGCTGCTTATGCTGGCAGCAGGAAGATGTTCATTTGAAACCAGAACAGAAAGACCGTCTGGAGTTCCTCCTGTGTCCTGCAGTGGCATCACTGAAACACCTGAGGTTTGGCGATAGGGTGAGAGGATCTGTAAGGATCGATATTATAAAATGGATTTCGAGGTAATACAAGAACAAATGATCACGTCTGCTTGTAATGAATAACAAAGAAATCCGAGAATTGTACAGAGGATCGGGTTTTTGTCGTGGAAAATGTGACTAAGTGCTTTTATGTAGGATGTCTGGACAGTACAGTGTCAAAGTATTTATAATGTCAAAATGAGTATGATAACCAAAGAGAGCTGGTAGAATTATTCCCTAAAATATCATCTGAATTCACGAGAGCCTCTGAAGTGAATTCTCACTTCTT from Thunnus albacares chromosome 9, fThuAlb1.1, whole genome shotgun sequence encodes the following:
- the shc2 gene encoding SHC-transforming protein 2 isoform X3, yielding MASPGGSSSSRSGMNRRTRVEGMWLGGEDFNQKGSFIHKPSQGWLHPDKKIAGPGASYIVRYMGCIEVLKSMRSLDFNTRTQVTREAINRLCDAVPGGKGAWRKKALNKALQSIMGKSNLRFAGMSIAVNISIDGLCLLIPTTRQVIAHHPMQSISFASGGDTDTPDYVAYVAKDPVNQRACHILECSDGLAQSVISTIGQAFELQFKQYLHSPPKTMASMERSVRTEEPMWGEDEDFSEHDYYNSIPGKEPPVGGVVDSRLRPSGALLGHIHTQPQSKTAAQMGSLVRREQTSYPPGQLCYELHWDTETNSNSGLTSDGYLCADGQPPRDYEEHQYVNTQSLENLDSLAQGPDGHRGSRAPDSPKKDLFDMRTRQEKHLRPNFIQKKHSFAATWPFEDALKLHEASSGAAAGGCRAQAGGGGVQVLEDQWPSPPRRRAPVAPNEEQLRRETWYHSRMSRRDAEKLLVRDGDFLVRESTTNPGQYVLTGMHCGLPKHLLLVDPEGVVRTKDMLFESISHLISYHLKNELPIVAAESELHLKQVVRRKQ